GTAATTTCAAAATCTTCTACGGGAGCAATAGTCTTGTGTTTTGAGACAAAATCAGTTGCATAATCAAAGACCATAAAATCACGAATAAGATGTATTGATAAACTGCTGAAATATTCAGGAGCAATCTCTAAGTCAGGAGTTATACCACCTCCGTCATATACTTTACGACCATTGCGCGTAGAGAACTCTGTAATTAATGAGTCAGGAATAGTTCCAACACTACCATCCTCATTTCTGTGAGAATAATCCAATGCTTGAATACATCTTCCGGAAGGGATATAATATTTAGCAGTAGTGACCTTTAACTTTGAATTATAGCTAAGATCTCGAGTCGTTTGAACAAGACCTTTACCAAAAGTTCTTCTACCAATGACAACGCCTCTATCAAGATCTTGTATAGCTCCTGTAACAATCTCAGATGCCGATGCAGAACCCCTATTTACTAAAACAACCAATGGCATAACGGTATCTAGAGGAGCAACTGGAGCTTTATATACTTTATCCCAAGTAGTCACTTTTCCTTTTGTACTAACAATTTCCTCTCCTTTGTTTACAAACAAGTTTGCAATTTTAACAGCCTCAATAAGAAGACCACCAGGATTAGAACGCAAGTCAAACACTAATTTCTTCGCATGATGTTTCTCTTTTAATTCTAAGATCGCACGCTTTACATCATCACCACAGTTTAGTGTAAAACTTTTCAATCGAACATAGCCAACATCTTCATTAAGCATACCATAATATGGAACAGCATCCACATGAATCTTTTCACGAGTTAATTTGAATGTTAGAGGTGATTTTTCACCAACACGCTTCACCTTTATCTTAAGAGTTTCACCAATATTTCCTTTCAGTAAGCTACTTACATCTTGAGTTTTGTGTTTACGAACATCTA
The Prolixibacteraceae bacterium DNA segment above includes these coding regions:
- a CDS encoding S41 family peptidase is translated as MKNKYTKIVASLLLLGTLFVGLLSFDRDSKNFKIAKNLDIYYSLFRELNLFYVDSISPEKIVKTSIDKMLETLDPYTVYIPEQDMDDFEFMTTGEYGGIGAVISKHDDHVVVAEPYEGFPAQKSGLKAGDEFLEIDGVDVRKHKTQDVSSLLKGNIGETLKIKVKRVGEKSPLTFKLTREKIHVDAVPYYGMLNEDVGYVRLKSFTLNCGDDVKRAILELKEKHHAKKLVFDLRSNPGGLLIEAVKIANLFVNKGEEIVSTKGKVTTWDKVYKAPVAPLDTVMPLVVLVNRGSASASEIVTGAIQDLDRGVVIGRRTFGKGLVQTTRDLSYNSKLKVTTAKYYIPSGRCIQALDYSHRNEDGSVGTIPDSLITEFSTRNGRKVYDGGGITPDLEIAPEYFSSLSIHLIRDFMVFDYATDFVSKHKTIAPVEDFEITDEMYNDFVSYVKSQDFTYESISEKLLEKVMEKAKKEKYYDLSKDDFTQLKEKLAPNLDKDLEAFRPEICDLLKGELIVRYYYQKGQIESALKDDIEIKKAKDILNDMDKYNSLLESGRVIKHED